In Pengzhenrongella sicca, a single genomic region encodes these proteins:
- a CDS encoding RNA polymerase sigma factor encodes MVGDPAPRWDEGALRALVPRVLAGLVRRGEDFDAAEDALQEALVEALRAWPEHPPRDPRAWLTSVATRRLIDARRSDAARRRRDEATRAEPRPAATEEGDDTLFLLFCCCHPDLTPASQVALTLRAVGGLTTREIADAFYVPEATMAQRISRAKRALQGRRLDRPGDVAVVLRVLYLVYAAGHAGRVDLAGEAIRLARQLTLATPEPEARGLLALMLLNHARLPARLDPEGRIVTLDRQDRALWDNREIAEGVRVLQSALAEQRPGRYQVEAAIAALHDDAARAQETDWPQILAWYDDLVALADDPARQDPAAVLGRAVAVGHVHGAAAGLRETERLRDVIGERHRWHAVRGHLHELGGDLPAAAAAYAEAARRATTVPERDHLVRQAARARRAGAGRDGAGWEGAGWEGAGGR; translated from the coding sequence ATGGTCGGCGACCCGGCGCCGCGGTGGGACGAGGGCGCGCTGCGCGCCCTCGTCCCGCGGGTGCTCGCGGGGCTGGTTCGCCGGGGCGAGGACTTCGACGCGGCCGAGGACGCGCTGCAGGAGGCCCTGGTCGAGGCGTTGCGGGCGTGGCCCGAGCACCCACCCCGCGACCCGCGCGCGTGGCTGACCTCGGTCGCGACGCGCCGGCTGATCGACGCCCGCCGCAGCGACGCCGCGCGCCGACGCCGCGACGAGGCGACGCGGGCCGAGCCGCGGCCCGCGGCTACCGAGGAGGGCGACGACACCCTCTTCCTGCTCTTCTGCTGCTGTCACCCGGACCTGACCCCCGCGTCCCAGGTGGCGTTGACCCTGCGCGCCGTCGGCGGCCTGACGACCCGGGAGATCGCCGACGCCTTCTACGTGCCGGAGGCGACGATGGCGCAGCGGATTAGCCGGGCCAAGCGCGCACTTCAGGGGCGCCGGCTGGACCGGCCCGGCGACGTCGCCGTCGTGCTGCGCGTGCTCTACCTCGTCTACGCGGCCGGCCACGCGGGCCGGGTCGACCTGGCCGGCGAGGCGATCCGGCTCGCCCGCCAGCTCACCCTGGCCACGCCGGAGCCGGAGGCGCGCGGGCTGCTCGCGCTGATGCTCCTCAACCACGCTCGCCTCCCGGCGCGACTCGATCCCGAGGGTCGCATCGTCACGCTCGACCGACAGGACCGCGCACTGTGGGACAACCGCGAGATCGCCGAGGGCGTGCGGGTGCTGCAGTCGGCGCTGGCCGAGCAGCGTCCCGGCCGCTACCAGGTCGAGGCAGCCATCGCTGCCCTGCACGACGACGCGGCGCGCGCCCAGGAGACCGACTGGCCGCAGATCCTCGCCTGGTACGACGACCTCGTGGCCCTCGCCGACGACCCCGCGCGGCAGGACCCCGCGGCGGTGCTCGGGCGCGCGGTCGCGGTGGGGCACGTCCACGGCGCGGCCGCCGGCCTGCGCGAGACCGAGCGGCTGCGCGACGTGATCGGCGAGCGGCACCGCTGGCACGCCGTCCGCGGGCACCTGCACGAGCTGGGCGGCGACCTGCCCGCCGCCGCGGCGGCGTACGCCGAGGCCGCGCGCCGGGCGACGACCGTGCCCGAGCGCGACCACCTGGTCCGCCAGGCGGCTCGCGCGCGCCGCGCCGGCGCCGGGCGGGACGGCGCCGGGTGGGAAGGCGCCGGGTGGGAAGGCGCCGGCGGGCGGTGA
- a CDS encoding toxin-antitoxin system HicB family antitoxin has protein sequence MELGQYISDLQRQLVESAANGAEESRAVAERLAAGLDAATRLVLLDALSAAAGEITRDLAPGSVDLRLRGREVEFVVTQASAEVEADERPAATVELDDVSTSRTTLRLPDALKARVDEAAAADGLSVNTWLVRAVAAALQPKQRRSAQRTLRTGDNFAGWAR, from the coding sequence ATGGAACTCGGGCAGTACATCAGCGACCTCCAGCGCCAGCTGGTGGAATCGGCGGCGAACGGCGCAGAGGAGTCCCGCGCCGTCGCCGAACGGCTGGCCGCCGGGCTGGACGCCGCGACGCGGCTCGTGCTGCTCGACGCGCTGTCGGCCGCGGCCGGCGAGATCACCCGGGACCTCGCGCCCGGCTCGGTGGACCTGCGGCTGCGCGGACGCGAGGTCGAGTTCGTGGTCACCCAGGCCAGCGCCGAGGTCGAGGCCGACGAGCGGCCCGCCGCGACCGTCGAGCTCGACGACGTGAGCACCTCGCGCACGACGCTGCGGCTGCCGGACGCCCTCAAGGCGCGGGTCGACGAGGCGGCGGCGGCGGACGGCCTGTCCGTCAACACCTGGCTGGTCCGCGCGGTTGCCGCCGCGCTCCAGCCCAAGCAGCGCCGATCCGCGCAGCGCACGCTGCGCACCGGCGACAACTTCGCGGGCTGGGCGCGCTAG
- a CDS encoding DUF4097 family beta strand repeat-containing protein has product MPTFTTPSLIDLAINLQVGAIEVYASDRGDTVVTVSPTNPDRAVDRRGAEETKVDFDGLRLTITGPKARFAVIGPTESVDLKIELPAGSRLTAEAAMGGVRTVGRLGATRIKCSMGPVDVDATGDLWMRAGHGNASVAVADGGLEITADHGQIRVGSVTGDSILKASHGSIQVGESGGDLEAKLSYGDLEITKALGSVSANTAYGSISLHEVSSGSIQVESGYGHVIIGVRPGVPAWLDLSSKRGRVRNELAGEGAPGASEQTVMVRARLQGGDVDIRRAR; this is encoded by the coding sequence ATGCCTACGTTCACCACTCCCTCCCTCATCGACCTGGCCATCAACCTCCAGGTCGGCGCGATCGAGGTCTACGCCAGCGACCGCGGCGACACGGTCGTCACCGTGTCGCCGACAAACCCGGACCGCGCGGTCGACCGTCGCGGCGCCGAGGAGACCAAGGTCGACTTCGACGGGCTCCGGCTGACCATCACCGGCCCGAAGGCCCGCTTCGCCGTCATCGGCCCCACCGAGTCCGTCGACCTCAAGATCGAGCTGCCGGCGGGGTCGCGGCTCACCGCCGAGGCCGCCATGGGCGGCGTGCGCACCGTCGGCCGCCTCGGCGCGACCCGCATCAAGTGCTCGATGGGTCCCGTCGACGTCGACGCCACCGGCGATCTCTGGATGCGCGCGGGGCACGGCAACGCGAGCGTCGCCGTCGCCGACGGTGGGCTCGAGATCACGGCCGACCACGGCCAGATCCGGGTCGGCTCGGTCACGGGGGACTCGATCCTCAAGGCGTCGCACGGGTCCATCCAGGTCGGCGAGTCGGGTGGCGACCTTGAGGCGAAGCTTTCGTACGGGGACCTCGAGATCACGAAGGCACTCGGTTCGGTCTCGGCGAACACCGCCTACGGCAGCATCTCGCTGCACGAGGTGTCCAGCGGCTCCATCCAGGTCGAGAGCGGCTACGGCCACGTCATCATCGGCGTGCGGCCCGGCGTCCCCGCCTGGCTCGACCTGTCCTCGAAGCGCGGCCGGGTGCGCAACGAGCTCGCCGGCGAGGGGGCGCCCGGCGCGTCCGAGCAGACAGTCATGGTGCGTGCCCGCCTCCAGGGCGGCGACGTCGACATCCGGCGGGCGCGATGA
- a CDS encoding ATP-binding cassette domain-containing protein, whose translation MTSTAIELRGLRKSYGTKVVLDDVDLTVRAGTVTALLGPNGAGKTTTVHILSTLLRPDGGAALVNGCDVVRDPEGVRAVIGLTGQFSAVDSLLTGEENLLLMARLRHLGGKRSRTRTAELLEQFDLVESARKPLATYSGGMKRRLDLAMTLVATPSVLFLDEPTTGLDPRSRHTLWDIVRGLVADGTTVLLTTQNLAEADELADRIAVLDGGRIVAAGTPDELKRLVPGGHLRLRFADPATLDDAARLLDGSIRDDAGLALTVPSDGGVRALRAVLDRLDAADLEVDDLTIHTPDLDDVFFALTGRADAKEAQS comes from the coding sequence ATGACCAGCACAGCGATCGAGCTCCGCGGGCTGCGCAAGTCCTACGGCACGAAGGTCGTGCTCGACGACGTCGACCTCACCGTGCGCGCGGGCACCGTCACCGCGCTGCTCGGGCCGAACGGCGCCGGCAAGACGACGACCGTGCACATCCTGTCCACGCTCCTGCGGCCCGACGGCGGCGCCGCCCTGGTGAACGGGTGCGACGTCGTGCGCGATCCCGAGGGCGTGCGCGCGGTGATCGGCCTGACCGGCCAGTTCTCCGCCGTCGACAGCCTGCTCACCGGCGAGGAGAACCTGCTGCTGATGGCCCGGCTGCGTCACCTCGGGGGGAAGCGCTCGAGGACCCGAACGGCCGAGCTGCTCGAGCAGTTCGATCTCGTCGAGTCGGCCCGCAAGCCGCTCGCCACCTACTCCGGCGGGATGAAACGGCGCCTCGACCTCGCGATGACGCTCGTCGCGACCCCGAGCGTGCTCTTCCTCGACGAGCCCACCACGGGCCTGGACCCGCGCAGCCGCCACACCCTGTGGGACATCGTGCGAGGCCTGGTCGCGGACGGCACGACCGTGCTGCTCACCACGCAGAACCTCGCGGAGGCGGACGAGCTCGCGGACCGCATCGCGGTGCTCGACGGCGGCCGCATCGTCGCCGCCGGGACGCCGGACGAGCTCAAGCGGCTCGTGCCGGGCGGGCACCTCCGGCTCCGGTTCGCGGACCCGGCGACGCTCGACGACGCCGCGCGCCTGCTTGACGGGTCCATCCGCGACGACGCCGGGCTCGCGCTCACCGTGCCGAGCGACGGTGGGGTCCGGGCGCTGCGAGCCGTGCTGGACCGCCTCGACGCGGCCGACCTCGAGGTCGACGACCTCACCATCCACACCCCGGACCTCGATGACGTGTTCTTCGCGCTCACCGGCCGGGCCGACGCGAAGGAAGCGCAGTCATGA
- a CDS encoding ABC transporter permease, translating to MTTLTAGRPAPTGTRGPSHVLADAITMLRRNLLHVVRYPGLSIFTIGGPVVILVLLVFVFGGTLGAGLPGVDPAVTGRDAYLAYVLPGILLITIAGTASGASITVAMDMTEGITARFRTMSISRAAVLAGHVVGNTIQAIIAVALVLGVGILAGFRPTAGPAEWAGVAGLIVAISFAVSWVGVAMGMQSKTVETASNLPLLLSLLPILGSGFVPTESMPAGMQWFAEHQPFTPFIEAIRGLLLGTPLGSNLPLAVGWSVVIAVAGYAWAMALYERKSVR from the coding sequence ATGACCACCCTCACCGCCGGGCGCCCGGCGCCCACCGGCACCCGCGGCCCGTCGCACGTCCTCGCCGACGCCATCACGATGCTGCGCCGCAACCTGCTGCACGTCGTGCGCTACCCCGGCCTGTCGATCTTCACGATCGGCGGACCGGTAGTGATCCTGGTGCTGCTCGTGTTCGTGTTCGGCGGCACGCTGGGGGCCGGCCTGCCCGGCGTCGACCCGGCCGTCACCGGTCGCGACGCCTACCTCGCATACGTGCTGCCGGGGATCCTGCTGATCACCATCGCCGGCACCGCGAGCGGCGCCTCGATCACCGTCGCGATGGACATGACCGAAGGGATCACGGCGCGGTTCCGCACCATGTCGATCTCGCGCGCGGCCGTCCTGGCCGGGCACGTGGTCGGCAACACGATCCAGGCGATCATCGCGGTCGCCCTGGTGCTCGGAGTCGGGATCCTCGCCGGCTTCCGCCCGACGGCCGGGCCGGCCGAGTGGGCCGGCGTCGCGGGCCTGATCGTGGCCATCTCGTTCGCGGTGAGCTGGGTCGGGGTGGCGATGGGGATGCAGTCGAAGACGGTCGAGACGGCGAGCAACCTCCCGCTACTGCTGTCCCTGCTGCCGATCCTCGGCAGCGGCTTCGTGCCGACCGAGTCGATGCCGGCCGGGATGCAGTGGTTCGCGGAGCACCAGCCGTTCACACCGTTCATCGAGGCGATCCGCGGGCTGCTGCTCGGCACGCCGCTCGGCTCGAACCTTCCGCTCGCGGTCGGGTGGTCCGTCGTGATCGCGGTCGCCGGGTACGCGTGGGCGATGGCGCTCTACGAGCGGAAGTCGGTGCGCTGA
- a CDS encoding CPBP family intramembrane glutamic endopeptidase, translated as MTACAPEPTLRGVARRGWRATAVVVAALATVNVAQHALDDAFWLGPLAAVALLAFARWSGLSWSQLGLHRDRLRSGLQWGLGAIALIGLVYLVGVCWPLTRPAFLDTRYHLGVPGALLSAFVLIPAGTILLEEVAFRSVLWGMLARHATAWRVLLVSSALFGMWHILPSLHLATANAGVADGARGAGPWAEALVVVAMVGFTALGGVVAGELRRRSGSLLASMGMHWATNSLGVLFGLLAWRLGS; from the coding sequence GTGACCGCCTGCGCACCCGAGCCCACCCTGCGGGGTGTGGCGCGCCGCGGGTGGCGGGCGACCGCCGTCGTCGTGGCGGCGCTCGCGACGGTCAATGTCGCCCAGCACGCGCTGGACGACGCCTTCTGGCTCGGCCCGCTCGCCGCGGTCGCCCTCCTCGCGTTCGCACGCTGGAGCGGCCTGAGCTGGTCCCAGCTCGGGCTGCACCGGGACCGGCTGCGCTCCGGCCTCCAGTGGGGGCTCGGCGCGATCGCGCTCATCGGCCTGGTGTACCTCGTCGGGGTGTGCTGGCCGCTGACCCGCCCCGCGTTCCTCGACACCCGCTACCACCTCGGGGTGCCCGGCGCGCTCCTGTCCGCGTTCGTCCTCATCCCGGCCGGCACGATCCTGCTCGAGGAGGTCGCGTTCCGCTCGGTGCTCTGGGGGATGCTCGCCCGGCATGCCACCGCGTGGCGCGTGCTGCTGGTGTCGTCGGCGCTGTTCGGGATGTGGCACATCCTGCCGTCGCTGCACCTCGCCACGGCCAACGCCGGCGTCGCCGACGGCGCGCGGGGCGCGGGACCGTGGGCGGAGGCGCTCGTCGTCGTCGCCATGGTCGGGTTCACCGCGCTCGGCGGGGTGGTGGCCGGTGAGCTGCGCCGGCGCAGCGGGAGCCTGCTGGCCAGCATGGGCATGCACTGGGCCACGAACAGCCTCGGCGTGCTGTTCGGCCTCCTCGCGTGGCGACTGGGGAGCTGA
- a CDS encoding helix-turn-helix domain-containing protein, which yields MTPPDATALGEFLQARRARITPQEAGVTLYGDRRRVPGLRREELALLAGVSSSYYTRLEQGQSRSASVQVLDSIATALRLNDAERAHIHSLARSDGRRPAARRQPVERADPALAELVDALGDVPALILGRRSDVLRWNPLGHALLAGHLDAESPLTPRTRPNMAEIVFLDAHTRSLYTDWRTKSRTVVGSLRIMVAQHPADPALASMIGGLTIASPEFACLWASHRVQACSATVFELDHPLVGTLTVTQQTLRSATNPDQALVTHTAAAGSPSAEALTLLAQIVRTARATGTTRTTRTTRTGAPNVAHATN from the coding sequence ATGACCCCACCCGACGCCACGGCCCTCGGCGAGTTCCTGCAGGCCCGGCGCGCCCGGATCACGCCGCAGGAGGCCGGGGTCACGCTGTACGGCGACCGACGGCGGGTGCCCGGGCTGCGCCGCGAGGAGCTCGCACTGCTCGCCGGCGTGAGCTCGTCGTACTACACCCGCCTCGAGCAGGGTCAGTCGCGCAGCGCCTCCGTCCAGGTGCTCGACTCGATCGCCACCGCACTACGGCTCAACGACGCCGAGCGCGCCCACATCCACAGCCTCGCCCGGTCCGACGGCCGGCGTCCCGCCGCCAGGCGGCAGCCGGTCGAGCGGGCGGATCCCGCCCTGGCCGAGCTCGTCGACGCGTTGGGCGACGTCCCGGCGCTGATCCTGGGCCGGCGCAGCGACGTCCTGCGCTGGAACCCGCTCGGCCATGCGCTGCTCGCGGGTCATCTGGACGCCGAATCGCCGCTGACACCGCGGACCCGGCCCAACATGGCCGAGATCGTGTTCCTCGACGCCCACACGCGCAGCCTCTACACCGACTGGCGGACGAAGAGCCGGACGGTCGTCGGCAGCCTGCGCATCATGGTGGCCCAGCACCCCGCGGACCCGGCCCTCGCCTCGATGATCGGTGGCCTCACCATCGCGAGCCCCGAGTTCGCCTGCCTCTGGGCGAGCCACCGCGTGCAGGCGTGCTCCGCGACCGTCTTCGAGCTCGACCACCCGCTGGTCGGCACGCTCACGGTGACGCAGCAGACGCTCCGGTCCGCCACGAACCCCGACCAGGCCCTCGTCACCCACACGGCCGCCGCCGGGTCGCCGTCGGCGGAGGCGCTCACCCTCCTGGCGCAGATCGTGCGCACCGCCCGCGCCACCGGAACCACCCGCACCACCCGCACCACCCGCACCGGCGCGCCGAACGTCGCGCACGCGACGAACTGA
- a CDS encoding MBL fold metallo-hydrolase, producing MSVTRAVESVGSIGMTPEQFFPGTDASAWTSQEGLLRPDFLESDAETVMASTARVAMQTWILRSGGKTILLDTAVGNDKDRPDVPSWSHLTTAFLERLAAAGVAPDDVDIVINTHLHADHVGWNTRLVDGAWVPTFPNAQYLMPAQDLAFWDPATDSQTIMGPGAHGVWADSIAPVIAAGQVTSWSGSHRIDDALTLEAAPGHTPGASILRLVSGGEVVLFVGDTLHSPAQVQDVHTSSCFDEDSARANDTRERLFAQAADHGWLIVPAHFGGHGGFRIERSGVGSGYAISGWAPLTAV from the coding sequence GTGAGCGTCACCCGTGCCGTCGAGAGCGTCGGCAGCATCGGCATGACGCCCGAGCAGTTCTTCCCCGGGACGGACGCGTCCGCCTGGACCAGCCAGGAGGGTCTGCTCAGGCCCGACTTCCTCGAGTCCGACGCCGAGACCGTCATGGCGAGCACGGCCCGCGTGGCCATGCAGACCTGGATCCTGCGCAGCGGCGGCAAGACGATCCTGCTCGACACCGCCGTGGGCAACGACAAGGACCGGCCCGACGTCCCGAGCTGGTCGCACCTGACGACCGCGTTCCTCGAGCGCCTCGCCGCCGCGGGGGTCGCCCCCGACGACGTCGACATCGTGATCAACACCCACCTGCACGCCGATCACGTCGGCTGGAACACGCGGCTGGTCGACGGCGCCTGGGTGCCGACGTTTCCGAACGCCCAGTACCTGATGCCGGCGCAGGACCTCGCGTTCTGGGACCCGGCCACCGACAGCCAGACGATCATGGGGCCGGGCGCCCACGGGGTCTGGGCCGACAGCATCGCTCCGGTCATCGCGGCGGGCCAGGTCACGTCGTGGAGCGGCTCGCACCGCATCGACGACGCGCTGACGCTCGAGGCGGCCCCCGGCCACACCCCCGGGGCCTCGATCCTGCGCCTGGTCTCGGGCGGCGAGGTGGTGCTCTTCGTCGGTGACACCCTGCACAGCCCCGCGCAGGTGCAGGACGTCCACACCAGCAGCTGCTTCGACGAAGACTCCGCGCGCGCGAACGACACCCGGGAGCGCCTGTTCGCACAGGCCGCCGACCACGGGTGGCTCATCGTGCCGGCGCACTTCGGCGGGCACGGCGGATTCCGCATCGAGCGGTCTGGGGTCGGGTCCGGCTACGCGATCAGCGGCTGGGCGCCCCTGACCGCAGTCTGA
- a CDS encoding GH39 family glycosyl hydrolase produces the protein MSIDQGARALLTIDGDARREAVLRHIWNECVGAGRANEALRADWQEHFREAVQQLGMRSVRFHGLFHDDMFVYRAAQGSGFGSDRSLAQPIYTFSYVDKVFDAILALGARPFVELGFMPRELATETETVFWWGAHASPPKDMGRWAELVSETVKHWIERYGIDEVRTWRFEVWNEPNLVPHFWTGTKTQYFELYEHTVRAIKSIDRQLMVGGPSTSVFVPDERYAGETEDRAAQAGTAQAVDVDALDWRPVWIDDFIDWCATRDLPIDFITTHLYPTDFAYASSGEARAISRYADATFDDLTRLRALIAASAFPSAELHVTEWSTTPSSRDSVHDTVYAATYIARAYLQCAALADSISYWTFTDVFEEGGAGIGPFHGGFGVVNEQGIHKPTFHAFAALSRLGDRILLATGHGVITRASETGAVSALFFNYPDEMNGLSVGPHDSFPETRALSAKGPARRVRHIVEGVAPGAVFITETVDLEHGNVAEEWFRMGSPVNLTPTQTLHLRAVAADLDRCLLTASGDGVLEIDVELAPWAVMSIVQA, from the coding sequence GTGAGCATCGACCAAGGTGCGCGGGCGCTGCTGACGATCGACGGCGACGCGCGCCGCGAGGCGGTCCTGCGGCACATCTGGAACGAGTGCGTGGGGGCCGGGCGCGCCAACGAGGCGCTGCGGGCCGACTGGCAGGAGCACTTCCGCGAGGCCGTGCAGCAGCTCGGCATGCGCTCCGTGCGCTTCCACGGTCTGTTCCACGACGACATGTTCGTGTATCGCGCGGCGCAGGGGAGCGGCTTCGGGTCGGACCGGAGCCTGGCCCAGCCGATCTACACGTTCAGCTACGTCGACAAGGTCTTCGACGCCATCCTCGCGCTCGGGGCGCGACCGTTCGTTGAGCTCGGCTTCATGCCGCGTGAGCTGGCGACCGAGACCGAGACGGTCTTCTGGTGGGGCGCCCACGCGAGCCCCCCGAAGGACATGGGCCGGTGGGCGGAGCTCGTCTCCGAGACCGTCAAACACTGGATCGAGCGCTACGGCATCGACGAGGTGCGCACCTGGCGGTTCGAGGTGTGGAACGAGCCGAACCTGGTGCCGCACTTCTGGACCGGAACCAAGACGCAGTACTTCGAGCTCTACGAGCACACGGTCCGGGCGATCAAGTCCATCGACAGGCAGCTCATGGTCGGCGGCCCGTCGACCAGCGTCTTCGTACCCGACGAGCGGTACGCCGGCGAGACGGAGGACCGCGCGGCGCAGGCGGGCACCGCGCAGGCGGTGGACGTCGACGCGCTCGACTGGCGGCCGGTCTGGATCGACGACTTCATCGACTGGTGCGCGACCCGGGACCTGCCGATCGACTTCATCACGACGCACCTGTACCCGACCGACTTCGCGTACGCGAGCAGCGGCGAGGCGCGCGCCATCAGTCGCTACGCCGACGCGACGTTCGACGACCTCACGCGGCTGCGCGCCCTGATCGCAGCGAGCGCGTTCCCGTCGGCCGAGCTTCACGTGACCGAGTGGTCGACGACGCCGTCGAGCCGGGACAGCGTCCACGACACCGTGTACGCCGCCACCTACATCGCGCGCGCGTACCTGCAGTGCGCCGCCCTGGCAGACTCGATCTCGTACTGGACCTTCACGGACGTGTTCGAGGAGGGCGGCGCGGGGATCGGACCCTTCCACGGCGGGTTCGGCGTCGTGAACGAGCAGGGCATCCACAAGCCGACCTTCCACGCGTTCGCGGCGCTGTCGCGTCTGGGGGACCGGATCCTGCTGGCCACCGGTCACGGGGTCATCACCCGGGCGAGCGAGACGGGAGCCGTGTCGGCCCTGTTCTTCAACTACCCGGACGAGATGAACGGACTGTCGGTCGGTCCGCACGACAGCTTCCCCGAGACCCGCGCCCTGAGCGCGAAGGGCCCGGCGCGGCGGGTGCGGCACATCGTCGAGGGCGTGGCACCGGGGGCGGTCTTCATCACCGAAACCGTCGACCTCGAGCATGGGAACGTCGCGGAGGAGTGGTTCCGGATGGGGTCGCCGGTGAACCTCACGCCGACGCAGACCCTGCACCTGCGGGCCGTCGCCGCCGACCTCGATCGCTGCCTGCTCACGGCCTCGGGCGACGGCGTGCTCGAGATCGACGTCGAGCTCGCGCCGTGGGCGGTCATGTCGATCGTGCAGGCGTGA
- a CDS encoding HNH endonuclease signature motif containing protein has protein sequence MFEPSDDEMTGVPAGAGLAVAGATSVSVDVAFGLLLGRVFAEAGAALAQAAAAGSCIAGPIDQVALSAALMGQAPGSPLVDLLEGLCPSEVHDAVLIEAIAAWERVTSLAAARQGEMIAELARRRDAQRLGEFVGDEVASVLVMSRSVAEAKVSLGTSLQVWPAVNEALASGVIDHRKATALVDGVGHLDDDAAAVVLDKVLPVAPGLTVPALKARLRKVELTVNPAAVAERHARDAADRYVRVSPAPGVMAWLTAYLPAKDAMTVFTAIDAIAASADPADPRGVAARRADALTDLCTDILDNGIAPTTALPGTAGQGSGTAGQAGGTLKTEQGRRPHLQVTAAATTLLGLDEVPGELAGYGPIPADLVRAIAADATWRRIFTDPATGCVTGIGPRGYRPGADLTGTVLARDTTCTFIGCRMPAWRCDLDHRDPYDHDHPDLGGQTCAENLHSLCRHHHRAKTYGGWHPDLDTTTGDTWWTSPTKHRYKRPATEVNPEPPPPDRPWLHTPQPDDPPF, from the coding sequence ATGTTCGAACCGAGCGATGACGAGATGACGGGGGTCCCGGCGGGGGCCGGGCTGGCGGTCGCGGGCGCCACATCGGTCTCAGTGGATGTGGCGTTCGGGCTGTTGCTCGGGCGGGTGTTTGCGGAGGCGGGGGCCGCGTTGGCGCAGGCCGCGGCCGCGGGGTCCTGCATCGCGGGGCCGATCGATCAGGTCGCGTTGTCCGCCGCGTTGATGGGGCAGGCGCCGGGCTCGCCGCTGGTGGACCTGCTTGAGGGTCTGTGCCCGTCGGAGGTGCATGATGCGGTGTTGATCGAGGCGATCGCCGCCTGGGAACGCGTCACCTCGCTCGCTGCGGCGCGGCAGGGCGAGATGATCGCCGAGCTCGCCCGGCGCCGGGATGCGCAGCGGTTGGGTGAGTTCGTGGGTGATGAGGTCGCGTCGGTGCTGGTGATGTCCCGGTCGGTGGCGGAGGCGAAGGTCAGCCTCGGGACCTCGCTGCAGGTGTGGCCCGCGGTGAATGAGGCGCTCGCATCTGGGGTGATTGATCACCGCAAGGCCACCGCCCTGGTCGACGGGGTCGGGCACCTCGACGACGACGCGGCCGCCGTCGTCCTGGACAAGGTGCTGCCGGTCGCGCCGGGATTGACGGTGCCGGCGTTGAAGGCGCGCCTGCGCAAGGTCGAGCTGACCGTGAACCCGGCCGCCGTCGCCGAGCGGCACGCCCGCGACGCCGCGGACAGGTATGTGCGGGTCAGCCCGGCGCCGGGGGTGATGGCGTGGTTGACCGCGTACCTGCCCGCTAAGGATGCGATGACGGTGTTCACCGCGATCGACGCCATCGCGGCGTCCGCGGACCCCGCCGACCCGCGCGGTGTGGCGGCGCGGCGCGCGGACGCCCTGACCGACCTCTGCACCGACATCCTCGACAACGGCATCGCCCCCACCACCGCACTGCCGGGCACAGCGGGTCAGGGGTCCGGGACAGCGGGTCAGGCTGGCGGGACGCTGAAGACGGAGCAGGGGCGTCGCCCGCACCTGCAGGTGACCGCCGCCGCGACGACGTTGTTGGGGTTGGATGAGGTGCCCGGGGAGCTGGCCGGGTACGGGCCGATCCCCGCAGACCTGGTGCGGGCGATCGCGGCGGACGCGACGTGGCGGCGGATCTTCACCGACCCCGCCACCGGGTGCGTGACCGGGATCGGACCGCGCGGGTACCGCCCCGGCGCCGACCTGACCGGCACCGTCCTGGCCCGGGACACAACGTGCACGTTCATCGGGTGTCGGATGCCGGCGTGGCGGTGCGACCTGGACCACCGCGACCCCTACGACCACGACCACCCCGACCTCGGCGGGCAAACCTGCGCGGAGAACCTGCACTCGCTGTGCCGCCACCATCACCGGGCCAAGACCTACGGCGGCTGGCACCCCGACCTCGACACCACCACCGGCGACACGTGGTGGACCTCACCCACCAAACACCGCTACAAGCGACCGGCCACCGAGGTCAACCCCGAACCCCCGCCACCCGACCGGCCCTGGCTCCACACGCCCCAGCCCGACGACCCACCCTTCTGA